The window TTCCATTGTTGTTACTGTCAAGGTGCTACACAAACGTAAACGAGCTGATGTTACTATTTGGGTGCAGGTTGCGGAGTAACCCATAGGCGGCATTTTCAGGGGTTACCGAGTTATTACACAGACATCGTCACATGCCTACGGCCTCGGCATCAgaaggaaatgaaaaaaaaaaaaaaggaaaaaagaaaaaaactcaTTCATCTGAGAAGTGGAAGCGAAGGATGTGAAAGGTAACAATGTAAATTTATCAGTAAACCAAGTCTATAAGTCCCTCGcttaaatctataaaataagAGATTCGTAACAGCATCAAGTTATGTATAAAACCAATCCAATATTTTCAAACCCCAACCCAAACCGTGTCTTTTGTCCACGCCATTCACATCGTTTTATACGATAGCGTCGGCGGTAAAAGAGGGTCGGTCATCATCCGAAGCCTCGCCAGCGTCAGCAAGAGAAACATGTGAAATCCTCCCGTGCGTCGCCCATCTTGATCCATCGTTCTAGGCCTCGTATATCAGAAGGCCTAGGACCTCCAGCATCCGAGTAGGCGCATCGGGTAATCTCCCAAGATCTCGCTGTGCTGACGCAGTGTCCACATAGCGGACGAAATCCACTGCAGCACGCCGTTGGCAGCCCAAGTGGCCCTAATCTTTAGGGGCGGAGGCAGCGCCAGGGGCACCAAGGCCATTTTGCTGAGCTAGCTGTTTAGCGGATCCCCACTATCTCGGCGATCGAACAAATGaccgaagaaaaaaaaaagtaaagtatttTCCAGTGAAAAAAGGGGtgagaatgaagaagaaaaggtaaGAGCATAAGAAAGAAGATATGCCAAGTGGCATATGATATAAAGCAACGCTCGTTGGCAGCACTGACATGCCAGTGATGAGCGCGTATTaggataaaaaaacaattcTTTTCCAGTTCCGTCGTGCAGAAGTTCTGGTAGATCGTGAATATGAAGAAGAGTACCGtaagagaataaaaaaaaggtcataaTCTTCTGCCATATGCCGAATGGTATCAAAGTCCCATCGTCTGTTCGGTATAGTGTAGAGTTCTCGTGGGTTCGTGTTGTTGGTGGCTAGGGCTTCTATAACAGGATATGTCAAGCCCTGCCAAGGAATTTGCAATTTGTATATTCCCCTctggtgattttttttcttttcttttcttttcttttctttcattctttgtAAAGATGAAGAGTGTTGTTCCCGGTAGAGTCCAGCATGTTCAAGACATTGTTGACCTCGGTGATTGATGGCCATTGGGGGCAAAGCGAAGTGAAGAGACGGTAGACGAGGCCGATTGAGAAGAGAGGTGAAGTGGTGTTACACTTCTGGTATGATGTAGAAACCAGAATGGCTTCTTTTGGAAAACCACCACTggtcttcatcttcggcaCTTAAGCCCTGGCATGATCCCAGTATCGCTTGCGCGCTGTGACAGCCGTCTTGTCGCCGGTGAAGCGGTgctggaagaagttgaagacgGCAAACTCGTCACGCGTCATGACATATGAGTCGGGCTGGGCTTGGACCTTGCCCCAGATCTGCGACAGAGCCATCTCCAGGATCTTGCTGACGGTGGGATCTGAGGCGCCGTCTGGGCTCTCCCGAGCAATCTCGAGGGCTTGGGCAACTGCAGCATCCTGCTGGGCTTGGTGCTGTTGGGCAGCAGCCGCCTTGGAGGCACGATTGGCACTCATACTGGCGTAGCCCAGTGAGACGTCTGGCTGGCGGTGAGGCATGGGGCGGATGGGAGAGTGGTTgaggtgctgctggtactgGATCTCGGAAGGATAGACAGACAGCATTGTACTTGGAGGCTGCGTGGAGGTAGGGGCTCTGGTCATATATGCGTGGGAGTACGAGCAGCCTGCAGGAAGCTTGTACAGGGTGGGTGTCGGACGGAGTGCGTCAGTGACCAGGGTACGCTGGATATATATGCTAGTGGGTAGCGTGTATAGGGAAAGAGGAAGGCAAATATATTGGCTCAGGCGTTAGAAGCGGCagaataatatattatatgcATACAATATATGTGGTGGAGCCGGTGGGCGGGAGTATCGATCCACGATCAGACTCTGCCAGGGAGGGGGATCCCTGCCTGTTTTGCACACCACACCCAGCGCAACTTGACGGCTTGGCGTACGGTCCGTGTGTGGGGGCGAAGAGGCGGGTGTGGGCTGGACTCTTTGAGAGTTTCTCTCGTGCGTCTAGGGTGTCCCAGAGGGGTTTGCCAGCGAGAtgcagccgctgctcttGGCCTGTCTAGGCAATCTGACGCTGTGCCGTTGCCAGGGGGCTCCTTGCCGGCGAGAAGGTCGCGGTATCAAGGGGAACTGGCCAGGCGCGGGTCGGCCGTGTCAGTGTCAGGTTGGGGTCGGGGCTAGTGTCGACGTTGGAGGGCAACCGGACTGTATCAGAAAGAGTTTGAATTATTCAGTCGAAAAGTCAAAAGGAGCGGGCACGTGCTGCGGGCTTGTGAGGTGCAAGTCAGGCCGGCAGCGTTGGATAGGCAGGTAGGTAGTTATAGTTATACGCGCGGCCCAGCGACCCGGCATCTTGGAGTTCGGATGCCTCGCAATTGAAACAACGTTTTTGGGGATTTTTCCCAGCAAACAACAAAAGCTTCGGCTAGCGCCCACGAAAAGGCGAAAATACGGAGCTGAGACATTCTGCTAGGGAGTTGTTTCCCAATCGAGTATGTCGTGCGCCTACCCGTTTGCCGCCCAGGCTAAAACGCCTCCGAAGCAGGAGACGCATAGACGGTTTGTTCGCGCGCGTGGCAGAACAAAGAACAAACTTCGGAGAACAAACACCCTTCATTGGTAAGCAGCAGATGGCTGGGTCCCAAAGCATCGGGTCCGAACGCCGACGCAAAAGTTAAAGCGATACGAAGTATGGGGTACAACGAAACGGCGAGAAATAGCCTGCGGCCTCTGTTTCTGTGGACTCGGATGACAAGTCCGGCACTACGGTTAGTCAGGTCGGTAGCGAAGGTACGTAGCCCCGTGGAGTACATTCTCTCTGTCAGTGGCCTGCAGAGGTACCAAGGCATGCATACTTGTACGAAGCAGGAAAAGGGTCTCAACTCTCGACAGCCAGTCAGTCCACAAGGATTCCACGACTTCCGTCCGACCATGCGCGAGAGGCGGgcaggagaagctgctgtgcCCATCCATCCGTGCTGCCAACCACAGCCATGCTCACTCCGTCATCCACGCAGCGGAATTATGCACACACAGTGACCATCTACATACTTTGAGAGGCCGAAAGTCTGAAAAGCCGCTGCGTCTGCACATACAGGCGCATGCAGCCCCCATCTCCACCGCAGAAGCTCGATGTCTTAGCGCCTGGCACCATGACAAGGTGGCGGCAACCCAAGGCCCTGTGCTCCGTCCAGCGTTTTGGGGTGTCTTTTGCCGGTGGTCCAGGTGGACTTCGGCGATAATCCGCAAGCGCCAGGCCGGAGACTGACGATACAATACGAAGAGCCAGCCAGACTGGAGACCACAACGCGCCAAAGGAAATTGAAATTGGGGTAGAAGCAGCCTTGTTGCTAGTTCGAATGTTCGAGTCTTTCTACGCCTTGGGCCTACACCGCCTTTGTTCTGATGCTAGCCAGGCTTTGGGTGGCACACAAGCGATCCATTTCGTACGACGATGGATTGCAACTATATGCGCGTGTTACTTTGTGAGCGCGTTGTGCCGCGTACGAGTAAGATGGTTGAACCTTTTTGCAGGGCCATTGAGGTCCCACGCCAAATCTCGATTCGCCAGAGGCAAACCAGggtaaaagtttttttttccctcttcctcgcATGAAATTTTAGAGGGGGGGTTCCAAAGCTAGAGCCAGAACACCACGCTGGGCTCAGTCTTGTGCCTGCTCTTGACTTTGACCATCTGGAAAAACCCCCACCCACGCAAACTGACTTTGGCACCATCTGGGTCCTGCGTCCAGCCCAGCCTCAACGTGGTACAGCTCGGTGCAGTGAAGCGGTGAAGGCCCAACGGGCCCGGCGAGCTAAAGAGGGCACGTCATGGCGAGGGCAGTGCGGATTACCAGGTGCGTGTTTTGCTCgacgtttctttttttggttgcCCTTGCCAACAATATACTTCGACAAGTGCCTCTGTCCGAGTAATGCACATGCAGCCTCTGCAAACAGCACCGCAGGAGCGAGAAATACAGCCAGACATGGTGAAACGCGCTACTATTTTGGGAGAAACCTTGGCCCATCTCGAGGAATGCCAGCTCAAGTCCGTCTGCCCTGCGTGCGTGCTCTGTCATGGCGGATACTCGCTCATACAGTAAGTAGTACACTCTAGCTGTTCCACAGAGTCTCGCGTGCTCAGGTATCTTGTACTCTCCACTTGACATGACAGGCGCCTCAATGGCCCATAATCTCAGCCAGCTGAAGTGTAAAACGTGGTTTTGGAAGCCATTATCAGATTCTTAAATGCTCGTCACACTCGTCACGGACCCCATCGGGGAGTCtggatgtttttttttctttctcttttcctttttttctcttttttctatcAGCTCATCATCATACTTGTTTCTTTGGGGAGATAttatttttgtcttttttttttccattaaaaaactttttttttaaaccccGAAAATAGAAAATGACCCAGTTACTTGGTGTCTGCCAGGAGGCTGAACTCCACCAACAATGTCCCTCAGCATCATAGCGCCTCGCCTACATTCAGACGACAGCCGAATAACAATAAATCGGGTAAAGGCAATTATGAATCAGCGGAGGTTTGGGCCTCGAAGATAGGTTTCGGCACTTGCCAATCTCCCAGAGCCAACGGGCCTGCATGCACTCTAACgccttaatttaatactgtATGATGCAAATCCTCGATCAATCCTCGTTCCTCGTTCCTTACCGGCAGTCGCTCCTGTTGATTGACAATGCCCCACAGCTAAAGTAATAGTTGGTGGTATATTGCTACTATTGCTTCCACCGGCGCGTCGTTGAGAGTCAAGTTCCACGCTCTAGCGCCTCTAACGTCTCGATGAGCGTTGCAAGTGTCCATCACCAAAATCGTGGCATCCAATAACTTCTTTTTGGCAGACGGTAACAGTCGGTCGGAGACAATCGGTGTGCAGTGACCTATTCTCGCGCCTGCTGGTATGCCTCCTAAGGGCCCTGTTTCTTGCCCAATGATTCGTTGGTAATTGACCAAGTGATGCTACCAATAACTTAAACGGAGATGCATTGTCTCGAGTGTCCAACAaatgtaatttattaaagtccAGAAAGAATTAAGAACAATAGCAGGCATCGACGGTCAGAGTCGTATCCAGATGCTACTACCCCTACGCCCTGGCTGATCAACATGTCGTGACCACTCCTCCCCCACGATCGTCGTGGAGCCATCAACAATGGCTTATGAGTAATAGATTGCCAGGTTGGACAATAACATGCTTGTTCTTTGAGTTTTCCATGCACTAGAGGGCCCACCCTTGGAGATACTAGTGGGCTAGATTCGATGTTGCGCCTCGTTAGATTAAGCAGCCGCCGCGCCAAAGAGTGATTCGAATTGCCTAATACGGCCGACCCACGGCGAAAATGGATATAGCGCCTTTTGACAGCAGGACGAACTTGACCGCGCCGGCAATCATTGACGAGATCGACCGCAAACGATACTCGCAGAGCAGCCGCCTGTGTCCACGTCGCGGAGCCGTTCCGCAGCGTGGTATTGAAGCCGGCCGTTGTTGGCCTGCGGCGCTTCTATTGATTATGCTTTGCGCTTCGCCGAGACGGCGTATAACGGCACGAAAGTAGCGGTAAAAGGCGGCAATTTGACAGCGGCTCCTATGGACCACGACAATgacattctcattctcaccATGGCTCGATTTTCCGGCCAGGCTCATCTTTTCCGGTCCTCGTTGCTCATCATCGTCCCTTAACCGAAGCCCGGATGTCGCCCGGATGCCCTGTTTGGCGCTAAGAGCTGCATGACGCCGCAAACTAGGGAAAAGGGGAAGAGGcagaaggggaaaagggaagcTGCAAAGCTGCTTTGGGAAAATAAACCCGACTTTGATTGGCTCGGCACATGGTAGCTATTATGCCTGGGCAGAGTCTGGGGTACGCAGGCACTACAAGTTTTGCCGAGTCAACGCCCAACGTGAATATACTTGGACTATCTCTTTCCACGTTTGCTGGCTCCACTGCTGCGAGAGACTATTGAGAGAGGCCGACATATTCAGTGGGCACTATGATGTGCGCGCGCAACGATTCATGATACAGGAGAGCGGTTGTTGGAGTCTCTCTCTTAGCACCCAAGGCAGCAGGGTTTTCTTTGCGCTGCATGACACCCCAGCATCCCAAGGCGAGGCCGCAACGCCGCAAGTCTCCAATACCACATGCACATTCAAGTAAGTACTACCTAATCCCGTTCTTTATTATTCGCATTCATTTTTACTCACAGACTGGTCTGCAGCTCCACTAGCATTTACTTCCCAAGGTGGTAAAGCTAGCGGCGCTAGAGCACTGGCAATGCGTGTCAGAACCGAAACATGGCTTGCTCTGCAAAGGACAGGCCCGCACAGCTGGGCTCATATCAAGACGCCCCGTTGAGACCCCTCCGGACCCGGAAACCGAGTTTCTGGGTACTCGAGCCGGCCTGCGGTTCTGTGCAGGTCTTGCCAGCTCTGAGACAAACCTGTTGGAAGACGACCAACCGGGCAAATTTATCAATTGTGCAATATATTTACATACATGTCTTCGTGAAGTACAATGCCAGTGTGTGGCTGCTTACAAGCGAATCGACCAAGTAAAAATGACCTGTTTCCTTCATACGCTAGGATGGCGTTGAATGCATGCTACTTACCTGCTCGCACTACCATTGCATCCTACGTTACTGGCCCAATGCCAGCATGAGCGGGAGTCCCCCAAGGACAATGCAAGCACCAGATAGTGCCGAGACAAGCAGTTCGCGTCCATCACACACTAAGGCAAGCGCAGATCCTTTAGCAGCAAGTGCCTACGCCGTATTGAGGCGATGGGCAAATGCTGAATATGCCGAAGCATTGGGCATGCAGCGTACGACGCAATAGCTCGGCTGTTCTGCCCTATCGCAGCTCAAAGCTGGGGGCATGGGTGAAGATTATGCACGAGCAAAACAATTGTGACGAGGCGATCTGGTTGGTCTGGCTACAAATGCCGCAACAATGCAAGCAGAAGACAAGAAAGCAGAGCAAATGAAAAAGTTCCTTGCTTGGCGGACACATGCGGCCATGGGTGCCGCTTTCGGTGGTAAGTTTTGCGAGAAGCAAACATCCCATGCCAGAGCAAAGCATACGATGCACACACCACCGACCCCAATTGCCCGCGAAGAATAGGCATATGCAAACCGTAACTCTAAATGAACGAGGCGTGACCCTTTTAGACCGGTCCCTGGTTTTCATCCCCTTTCTCTGTTCGGCGCTCTGGCCTGGACGCCACTCCGCATGTCTCGCTTCACGTCGCTGCGCAGAGCCGAGTTGGCTTCCGCTTCTCTAATTCCCAGGCAGGATGACGGCAACCCCCTTGGAAGATTGCGGACTTTGCTGGTTGGCGATGGTCGACGTTGGCTCTGCCGCTGCAACCGCAGCTACTGCCAATGCTCCGTGCCTAGCATCCGCGCAAAGGCGCTGGAGATCGAGATGCCCACGAATGAGTGGCTGCCGTCGGCCCAGATCCCTGGCTGGAGCCCGGAGGTTGTGCTGCAGCATGCAAATAGTACGTTTGCTGTAGGAATCTCCCTTCCCGCCCCAATCCTCCCGCGGCGACAGCTATTCCGGAAGCAGATTTCCGTACATATCGACGCCTCGGCAAATCCTACACTGCGACCTCCAAATCGCCCGCATATGcgctgccatgccatgcaatGCGTTGTCGTCCGCATATCGTCCACGCGAGCATGCGGGCCCCTTGCTGGGCAAAACCAATGGGCAAGGCGGGATGCCGGTGCTAAAGCGGGTTTTTCCCCAGTATCCCGCCCATCTAGCGGGATGGGAATTAAAACGGGCTAGCCATCTCAAAGCACCCGACACCCTTGTctatgattttttttttcttttctggtttgtttgtttgtttgctcctcctccttcttctcttcctccacctccacccCCAATATTCATGCGCACGCACTTGCATCTACCTGTCGGCCTCTCTTGCCGCATCAATGCAAAAACAACGCAGTGCAACTCTGGCTCTTTCTCCAAAAGGGCTCGAGCGACGCTGCTAGGCCTAGACGCAGCAGTAGCTTTGCTGCCTGCCGCCTTAGTTCGCACACGCTGCAAAATAGAGTTTGATTGGGAAATTGCGCATGAACATATAAGCGCCGTGCCAATTGGAAAGAAGCAGCTTCTGGCTTGGGC is drawn from Trichoderma asperellum chromosome 4, complete sequence and contains these coding sequences:
- a CDS encoding uncharacterized protein (EggNog:ENOG41) → MLSVYPSEIQYQQHLNHSPIRPMPHRQPDVSLGYASMSANRASKAAAAQQHQAQQDAAVAQALEIARESPDGASDPTVSKILEMALSQIWGKVQAQPDSYVMTRDEFAVFNFFQHRFTGDKTAVTARKRYWDHARA